The following are encoded in a window of Peromyscus eremicus chromosome 12, PerEre_H2_v1, whole genome shotgun sequence genomic DNA:
- the LOC131922270 gene encoding putative vomeronasal receptor-like protein 4, whose amino-acid sequence MYTYVIIRNICYFQIGIGISASTFLLLLHIFVVLQDCRVKPTELIMCHLALVHIVMLLTALDFLSPDMFESLNLQNDFKCKALFYLSRVMRGLSICTTCFLSVLQAATISPSTDWSVKTKHTLTNYIIHIFLFFWSLNLSFSSDVILFTVAYSNTSQTNLLVVSEYCWISPTTSIIRGLFLILTFSRDVFFVGLMMFSSAYMVLLLVWHHRQSRHLHRSSLSARQSPEQRATWTVLVLVNVFVVTYWMNLIVSSRSTLLWRYDPVLLNLQKFVLNSYATACPVIQMAFQKRTHDIVRLMYWKYSHFLTS is encoded by the coding sequence ATGTACACATATGTCATCATTAGGAACATTTGTTATTTCCAAATTGGCATTGGAATTTCAGCCAGCACCTTCCTTCTTTTGTTACACATCTTCGTGGTCCTTCAAGACTGCAGAGTTAAGCCCACGGAGCTGATCATGTGTCACTTGGCCCTTGTCCATATTGTGATGCTACTCACTGCTTTAGATTTTTTGTCTCCAGACATGTTTGAGTCCCTGAATTTACAGAATGACTTCAAATGCAAGGCATTGTTTTACCTGAGCAGGGTGATGAGGGGCCTCTCCATCTGTACCACTTGCTTTCTGAGTGTGCTACAGGCCGCCACCATCAGCCCAAGCACTGACTGGTCAgttaaaaccaaacacacacttACAAATTACATCAtccatattttcttgtttttctggtCCCTCAATTTGTCTTTCAGTAGTGATGTCATCTTGTTCACTGTGGCTTATTCTAACACAAGCCAGACAAATCTACTTGTTGTCAGTGAATACTGCTGGATATCTCCGACTACCTCCATCATTAGGGGACTGTTCCTCATTCTGACATTTTCCAGGGATGTTTTCTTTGTGGGGCTCATGATGTTCTCTAGTGCGTACATGGTGCTTCTGTTGGTCTGGCATCACAGGCAATCACGGCATCTCCACAGAAGCAGCCTCTCTGCAAGACAGTCCCCAGAGCAAAGAGCCACCTGGACCGTCCTGGTTCTGGTGAATGTTTTTGTGGTCACATACTGGATGAACCTCATCGTTTCATCCCGCTCAACATTGCTCTGGAGGTATGACCCAGTCCTTCTGAATCTTCAGAAATTTGTACTCAATTCCTATGCTACTGCATGTCCAGTGATACAAATGGCTTTCCAGAAGAGAACACATGATATTGTGCGACTCATGTACTGGAAATATAGTCACTTTTTAACAAGTTAA